In Desulfomonile tiedjei DSM 6799, a genomic segment contains:
- a CDS encoding precorrin-8X methylmutase — MTQKTPARPLMHDFLNAPMTGEEIERRSFEIIDSQMGNAPFSPDEWQVVRRLLHTTADFGIAENVRFSKDAISEGIKALRSGAPIFADSNMIRSGLSLARLRQVCPAYKADSIVCHVADEEVARQSRETGLPRSLHAVRKARSVLDGAIAVFGNAPVALLELNRLVMEEGLRPALVIGMPVGFVHVIESKDELMTLAVPFIAINGRRGGSPLAVAAIHALCSLAMEKQMEASQQ; from the coding sequence ATGACGCAGAAGACTCCGGCCAGGCCTTTGATGCATGATTTTCTGAATGCGCCTATGACAGGCGAGGAAATTGAACGCCGCTCATTTGAGATAATTGACAGTCAAATGGGGAATGCTCCTTTTTCCCCGGACGAATGGCAGGTGGTCCGGCGGCTTCTTCATACCACTGCAGATTTCGGTATTGCCGAGAACGTACGTTTTTCGAAGGATGCCATTTCCGAGGGAATCAAGGCTCTTCGGTCCGGTGCTCCGATATTTGCCGATTCAAATATGATCCGATCGGGTCTCTCTCTGGCAAGGCTCAGGCAAGTCTGTCCTGCGTACAAAGCTGATTCTATTGTCTGCCATGTGGCAGACGAGGAAGTTGCCCGTCAATCCCGGGAAACAGGATTACCCAGATCGCTCCATGCGGTGCGCAAGGCACGGTCTGTGCTCGATGGGGCAATAGCAGTGTTCGGAAATGCACCGGTCGCTCTTCTTGAGCTGAACCGTCTTGTTATGGAGGAAGGGCTCAGGCCTGCTCTGGTAATCGGCATGCCAGTGGGGTTTGTGCACGTGATTGAGAGTAAAGACGAACTCATGACCCTTGCGGTTCCATTTATTGCGATAAATGGGCGGCGCGGCGGCAGTCCCTTGGCCGTTGCCGCGATACATGCCCTTTGCTCTCTCGCGATGGAAAAACAGATGGAGGCGAGTCAACAATGA
- a CDS encoding sirohydrochlorin chelatase: MELTAIILLGHGSRVPEAGKNMVRVAEGLKRKHGYFMVEVCYMSRLGPHFPETFEKCVRNGATCVIVIPYFLHDGLHLVLDIPEMMQEKANLYPQVKVILGNNLGYDDMLIDLVQRRIDDSIALEDVKDLVLPPKEKFPIPPGQFEFVPMKPEEAQEYFRKRHH, encoded by the coding sequence ATGGAACTTACCGCGATAATTCTTCTCGGTCATGGAAGCCGAGTCCCCGAAGCCGGAAAAAACATGGTGCGAGTTGCAGAGGGCTTGAAAAGAAAACACGGATACTTCATGGTGGAAGTCTGCTACATGTCGCGACTCGGTCCCCATTTTCCTGAAACGTTTGAAAAATGCGTGAGAAACGGCGCGACCTGCGTGATTGTCATACCGTATTTCTTGCATGACGGATTGCATCTGGTTCTGGACATACCTGAGATGATGCAGGAAAAAGCGAATCTCTACCCGCAGGTCAAAGTCATCCTGGGGAATAATCTCGGGTACGACGACATGCTCATCGACCTGGTGCAACGAAGAATTGACGATTCAATAGCTCTGGAAGACGTCAAGGACCTGGTGTTACCCCCAAAAGAAAAGTTTCCTATCCCACCCGGGCAATTTGAATTTGTACCTATGAAACCGGAAGAAGCTCAAGAATATTTTAGAAAACGGCACCACTGA